ACTGTAATCGTCTAAAATTGTGCTCAAATAATACCATCCCCATCCTATAATTTTAAAATAAGTAAAATCAGTCTGCCACATTTGATGAACAAAATTCGTTTTATCTTTAAATTCGTTTGCGGCTGAAATTAAAATATGATTAGGTGATGGAATTAAATCTCTCTGCTTCAATATTCGATAAACACTCGATTCTGAAATATAAATTCCTAATTCATCGGTCATTTTAAAAGCCAATTCTCTAGCAGATAATTCAGGATAATCCAACGCTAATTCTACAATTAAATCCTTCTGAGAATCAGGTATACTATTCCATTTTCGATGGGTTGAATAATTTTTTGATTCTAAACCTTCAAATCCATTTTCTAAATAATTTGAGTACCATTTATAGAAGGTACTCCGTGCAATTCCGAACTCCTCTAAAGTACGTTTAACTCCAATTTCAGAGCGAGTTACAATCTGTATAATTTCGTGTTTTTCACTTGCTGATAATCGCATATATTTCTTGAATTTTGTTTTTAATCCAACGAGTTCAAGGTTTTTTTTACGATATCATAACGTACAACCAAATCAGCTACAATCTCTTTTAAACGCTGGTTTTCTTTACGTAATTCACTTACATCGTCACTTGTAGCTTCTCGAGTAATATCTCCAGACAATCGCTTTTTTCCAGCTTCTAGAAATTCTTTATTCCACTTATAAAATTGAGATTGACTAATACTATATTTTCTACAAAGTTCAGCTATCGAAGTTTCTGCTCGTAAAGCTTCCATTACAATTAAAATCTTTTGTTCCGCTGTAAATATTCGTCTTGTATTTTGACGAATATCTTTTACATATTTCTCTGGAGTTGGTTTTTTGGATGTTGCCATAATTAAAGTTAATGATTTTTAAAACACTACCTTAAATTTTAGGTCTTAGATGTCCACTTTTTGCTGACGATTTACAATCCTTCTGAGAATCAGGTATACTATTCCATTTTCGATGGGTTGAATAATTTTTTGATTCTAAACCTTCAAATCCATTTTCTAAATAATTTGAGTACCATTTATAGAAGGTACTCCGTGCAATTCCGAACTCCTCTAAAGTACGTTTAACTCCAATTTCAGAGC
This portion of the Empedobacter stercoris genome encodes:
- a CDS encoding helix-turn-helix domain-containing protein, with amino-acid sequence MRLSASEKHEIIQIVTRSEIGVKRTLEEFGIARSTFYKWYSNYLENGFEGLESKNYSTHRKWNSIPDSQKDCKSSAKSGHLRPKI
- a CDS encoding IS3 family transposase (programmed frameshift); this translates as MATSKKPTPEKYVKDIRQNTRRIFTAEQKILIVMEALRAETSIAELCRKYSISQSQFYKWNKEFLEAGKKRLSGDITREATSDDVSELRKENQRLKEIVADLVVRYDIVKKTELVGLKTKFKKYMRLSASEKHEIIQIVTRSEIGVKRTLEEFGIARSTFYKWYSNYLENGFEGLESKNYSTHRKWNSIPDSQKDLIVELALDYPELSARELAFKMTDELGIYISESSVYRILKQRDLIPSPNHILISAANEFKDKTNFVHQMWQTDFTYFKIIGWGWYYLSTILDDYSRYIIHWELCSSMKAEDVKRTVKTAIEKAKLKTKQKPKLLSDNGPCYVSSELKDYLKNTQKMEHVRGKPLHPQTQGKIERYHRTMKNVVKLDHYYHPDELKEALNKFVENYNNSRYHEALNNLTPSDVYFGRADKILEQRAIIKQQTIAKRRQLYFQEKIINL